AGGAATAGCCAGCCTTCCTATGACTTTTTCAGGTTGAGGGTCGAATCCCGCCAAAGGATTATTTGCGTCGAAGTTTTTTCCAAATGCGTGATGTACCCAATGACCGTTCCATGTCTCAATTTGTTTATCTTTTAAATTTGGGGTTTGGCTTAGATATTTCCTATAAAAGATCCAACCTCCAAAAAGCGACCAAAGTATTTCTTCTTCGCCAATTTGAATTGCCAATCCACCATTAACTCCAATAGCTAAAGCCTGTCCAATCCAAGAAGCATACATTTCTTCTCCATCAATTTCAAAAGACATAGAGGTAACCTGTCCTGATGAAGTGGCCTCAACTGTTTCTGCGCCATAGCCTACGAAAATAGCACCACTTGGTATGCCTTCTGCTATTTTGGATCGCAGATTAAAGAGTTGCGCTTTTGCCTTTGATCCATGTTCTTCGATGACACTTTTAGTAGGCTTTTGAAAAAAAGGTGAATTGCCTACGTGCATCAAATGTTCCTCATCATCAAAAAATAAGGGAAATAAAACCTCGTCAAAAAATTGCCGGGCTGTGTAATCATCGGGCAAATTATTTCGTTGTCGATAAATCGTTAAAAACTTGTTGCCAATATAACTTGTGTACATATCATAGAAAATTTGAAGGTTCAACTAATTCTAGGCCATATTTTAGATGTTCAATTTTCGATTGAGGAATAACAAAAGGATATGCTCCATGCTCTAATTGTTCGTATTGGTTTTTATATCTTGAAATCGTTTTGAAATTTATGGGAATTTCCATAGGAACCCGTTCATTCCAGCGAGCCATCAGGTATTTTTCTCTGTCGCATGCTAAAATACATGTTGCACTTTCGATCTCAAGCGCATCTACAATGACTGAGTTTGGCTTGTTACAGAGTTCTTTTATTCGATATTTTCCATCATGGTAAATCAAATGCACATCAATTTCTTTGGTATCTAAAGAAGGATAAACCATATCAATTTTGGCTTGTAAACTCCGTTCTTTTAACACTTCACCATTTGGCAATTGGTCAAAACTTGCCTTTAAAGTCTCGATTTTATAAGGTAAGGCTGAACCATTCAATTGGATAACGTGAACAGGTTTATATTTGCCAATACTGTCATTGGTTCGTTTTCTATTTACACGACCAAATCTCTGTATTAAAGCATCCAAAGGGGCCACCTGAGTAATCATTCTATCAAAACTAATATCAAGGCTCACCTCAACAACCTGTGTCGAAACCACTAAACAAGGCATTAAACCATTGCTATATTTTTCAGAACCATCACCATTAAATTCAGCTTTTAGGCGATTTTCTAAAGCCACTCTGTCTCCACGTCTAAATCGACTATGAATCAGCATGGCAGGAACATTTGGGAATAATTCCGTTAACCGTTTAAATTCTGATTGTGCTTTTTTGACCGTATTGAAAATGACTAAAACCTTTTCTTTTTGCTGAAAAGCAGTTTTCAAAATGGCTTCAATTTCTGACTCATCTTCCATCTTGTGTACCACGTGGCGATCAAATTCATCTAAAGTTTCATTTCCTAATTTGACTTCATAGACTTCGCCATGTTCTTTTAATAATTTGAAAACTTCATTATACAAAAGAGAAGGCATGGTAGCCGTACCAATATGAATCCGACAATCCAAGCGTAAAAGTGTCCGCACAATTTCCAGAACCATTGACCGACCAACATCAGAATAGGTATGAATTTCATCTAAAATAACATCTGTGCCTTTTAAGTCGAGCATCACACTTTCGTAACCTGCCGTTCCGAAAATTATAGCGGCCAATTGATGTGGAGTTAGAACTTTGATCGCTGCTCCTCCAAAATGTTGTAAACTTTCCGCCTCCTTATTGCCTTTTACCAAAAGTGCAGAGGTAGAATGTAAGACTCTTACTTTGGCTTCAATATTAGAATTTTCATTTTTAATATCTTCTTTAATACGTTCATACATCGCATTA
This sequence is a window from Lewinellaceae bacterium. Protein-coding genes within it:
- the cas3 gene encoding CRISPR-associated helicase Cas3' is translated as MKSLNEILAKSVDRGGTTLLEHTQHVAWAVEIFAEKYQFDFDINLAIKAAALHDLGKAHVHFQHKISENLSFQSLMEKDEWNYTHRHELSSMGFLPLFPKSEWNVIIDMVVGHHKSIENDKRLKGILDLEENERFWKRNHLKDWDDWSVYGLEILKTFGFEIRPIPQKEAEETLEYVLEYCENKKWGWSPLRGLLMSADHFASAFINDTQANLKDLFAIPDLSFYNNPNRGSKLYPLSQINTEDNRQHTIVVAPTGAGKTDFLLKRCKGRVFYTLPFQASINAMYERIKEDIKNENSNIEAKVRVLHSTSALLVKGNKEAESLQHFGGAAIKVLTPHQLAAIIFGTAGYESVMLDLKGTDVILDEIHTYSDVGRSMVLEIVRTLLRLDCRIHIGTATMPSLLYNEVFKLLKEHGEVYEVKLGNETLDEFDRHVVHKMEDESEIEAILKTAFQQKEKVLVIFNTVKKAQSEFKRLTELFPNVPAMLIHSRFRRGDRVALENRLKAEFNGDGSEKYSNGLMPCLVVSTQVVEVSLDISFDRMITQVAPLDALIQRFGRVNRKRTNDSIGKYKPVHVIQLNGSALPYKIETLKASFDQLPNGEVLKERSLQAKIDMVYPSLDTKEIDVHLIYHDGKYRIKELCNKPNSVIVDALEIESATCILACDREKYLMARWNERVPMEIPINFKTISRYKNQYEQLEHGAYPFVIPQSKIEHLKYGLELVEPSNFL